The region TGCAATCAAATTCAAAGTCGCTTCATTACCCTCGTTTTCAAGCATAAAGAAGGTCCCTTGACGAGCGTCTACCAGCGGAGTCAATTCGGACATAATTAACTGAGCCACTGCGGTGATACTTCTTTGACCTTGCATCATCCCCGAGAATTTCGCGAGATTGGTTTTTAACCAGTCCTGCTCGTTATTTTTCTCGGTCGTATCTTTTAAGTTCGAGATCATCTGATTGATATTTTCAGAAAGTGCGGCAACTTCGCCTTGTGCTTCCACCGAGATGGAACGTGTTAAGTCACCTTTTGTTACTGCCGTCGATACCTCGGCGATGGCACGAACCTGCGCCGTTAAGTTTCCGGCAAGCTGATTCACGTTATCCGTTAAGTCTTTCCATGTACCAGAGGCACCCGGAACGCTGGCCTGACCACCCAGTTTACCTTCGATACCCACCTCGCGGGCAACAGTAGTTACCTGATCCGAGAATGTTCTCAAGGTATCCGTCATCGAGTTGATGGTTTCCGCTAAGGCCGCAACTTCCCCTTTGGCTTCAAGGACGAATTTTTGTTTCAAATCCCCGTTGGCAACAGCCGTTACGACTTTCACGATACCACGTACCTGCATGGTCAAATTTGAGGCCATGAAATTTACGTTATCTGTTAAGTCTTTCCATGTTCCCGCAACACCAGGAACGCGAGCTTGTGCACCCAGTTTTCCTTCGATACCCACCTCGCGGGCAACGGTTGTTACCTGATCGGCGAATGTTCTTAGGGTATCGGTCATAGAGTTAATTGTTTCAGCAAGAGCCGCAACCTCTCCTTTGGCTTCAAGAACGAATTTTTGTTCCAAGTCACCATTGGCAACGGCAGTTACGACTTTGACGATACCACGAACTTGAGTGGTCAAATTCGAAGCCATGAAATTTACGTTATCTGTTAAGTCCTTCCATGTTCCAGAGACACCACGCACTTCCGCTTGGCCCCCGAGCTTTCCTTCCGTACCCACTTCCTTGGCAACACGGGTTACCTCGGCAGCGAACGAGTTCAGCTGATCCACCATGACGTTGATAGTATTTTTTAGTTCTAGAATTTCGCCTTTGGCATCAACAGTAATTTTCTGAGACAAGTCCCCTTTGGCAACTGCAGTTGTTACTTTGGCGATATTACGAACCTGCGCTGTAAGATTTCCGGCAAGACCATTTACGTTATCCGTTAAGTCTTTCCACGTACCGGAGACACCTTTTACCTCGGCCTGACCGCCCAGCTTTCCTTCAGTACCCACCTCTTTGGCAACACGGGTTACCTCGGCAGCAAACGAGTTCAGCTGATCCACCATGACGTTGATCGTATTTTTTAGCTCAAAGATTTCGCCCTTGGCATCAACGGTGATTTTTTGTGACAAGTCACCTTTGGCAACCGCCGTTGTTACTTTCGCGATATTACGAACCTGATCGGTCAAGTTTCCGGCCAAACTATTTACGTTATCTGTTAAGTCTTTCCATGTACCGGACACACCTTTTACGTCGGCCTGACCGCCAAGTTTTCCTTCAGTACCCACCTCTTTCGCAACACGAGTTACCTCGGCAGCAAACGAGTTCAGCTGATCCACCATGACGTTGATGGTATTTTTTAGTTCAAAGATTTCACCTTTTGCATCAACGGTGATTTTTTGTGACAAGTCACCTTTGGCAACCGCTGTTGTTACTTTCGCAATATTACGAACCTGCGCTGTCAGATTTCCCGCAAGACCATTTACGTTATCTGTTAAGTCTTTCCAAGTTCCAGAAACACCTTCAACTTCGGCCTGACCGCCAAGTTTTCCTTCAGTACCCACCTCTTTCGCAACACGAGTCACCTCGGCAGCAAAGGAGTTCAGCTGATCCACCATGACGTTGATGGTATTTTTTAATTCAAAGATTTCGCCTTTGGCATCAACCGTGATTTTTTGTGACAAGTCACCCTTGGCAACGGCGGTGGTCACTTTAGCGATGTTACGTACCTGCGCTGTCAGATTTCCTGCAAGACCATTTACGTTATCCGTAAGATCTTTCCATGTACCAGACACACCTTTTACGTCAGCCTGGCCTCCCAGACGACCTTCCGTACCCACCTCTTTGGCAACACGAGTTACCTCGGCCGCGAAAGAGTTCAGCTGATCCACCATGACGTTGATCGTATTTTTTAATTCAAAGATTTCACCGCGAGCATCAACTGTGATTTTTTGTGACAAGTCGCCATTGGCAACCGCAGTTGTTACTTTGGCGATATTACGTACCTGGGCAGTTAAGTTATTCGCAAGACCATTTACGTTGTCTGTCAAATCCTTCCACGTTCCAGATACACCTTTTACGTCGGCCTGACCGCCCAGCTTCCCTTCCGTACCAACTTCCTTGGCAACACGGGTTACTTCTGCGGCGAAGGAGCGAAGAGTATCAACCATCGTATTGATAGTATCTTTAAGTTCTAAGATCTCGCCCTTGGCATCAACCGTGATTTTTTGCGACAAGTCCCCTGTGGCAACGGCCGTCGTTACCTTTGCGATATTACGAACCTGCGCGGTCAAGTTATTCGCAAGACCATTTACGTTGTCCGTTAGATCTTTCCATGTACCAGACACACCTTTTACGTCCGCCTGACCGCCTAGTTTCCCTTCAGTACCCACGTCTTTCGCAACGCGGGTAACTTCGGCTGCGAACGAGCGCAGCTGATCCACCATGACGTTGATGGTATTTTTTAATTCAAAGATTTCACCGCGAGCATCAACTGTGATTTTTTGTGACAAGTCGCCATTGGCAACCGCAGTTGTTACTTTGGCGATATTACGTACCTGTGCAGTTAAGTTATTCGCAAGACCATTTACGTTATCTGTTAAGTCTTTCCATGTACCGGAAACACCTTTTACATCGGCCTGACCACCCAGCTTCCCTTCCGTACCTACTTCCTTGGCAACACGAGTTACCTCCGCAGCAAACGAAGAAAGCTGATCCACCATGACGTTGATCGTATTTTTTAGCTCAAAGATTTCGCCCTTGGCATCAACCGTAATTTTTTGTGACAAGTCACCTTTGGCAACGGCTGTTGTTACCTTTGCGATGTTACGTACCTGATCGGTCAAATTTCCGGCCAAACTATTTACGTTATCGGTTAGATCTTTCCAAATCCCCGAAGCTCCCCGAACGTCAGCTTGTCCGCCCAGCTTCCCTTCAGTACCCACCTCTTTAGCCACACGAGTTACCTCGGAGGCGAAAGAGTTTAGCTGATCCACCATCGAGTTCACAGTTGTACCGATGCGGAAAAACTCCCCCTTCACCGGTCGACCATCGATTTCCAAAGACATCTTTTGAGACAAGTCACCCTTGGCCACAGAGGTGATGACACGCGCGACTTCCTGAGTTGGCTGAACCAGATCACCGATTAGTAAATTGACTGAATCGACGTTCGTTGCCCACGCGCCCTTTACAGAGCCCATCGACACACGCTCATTCATTTTACCTTCCTGACCGACGATGGCACGAACCCGCACAAATTCATCAGCCATGGCTTCGTTCAACTCAATAATATCATTTAAAACTTCACCAATTTCGGCGATAATGCCCTCTTGATGGATCGGCATTCTGACCGCAAAATCTCCGCGACGCACAGCTTTCACTGTAAAAAGTAACTGGCGCAATTGCTCTTTGGCATTGTTGTCAAAACCCAATCCTCGTGGCGAAAAATCCAGGTCAGGATCAGAAATATTTTTTGCTCGTTTTTCAGAAAGTGCTTTTTTTCCCTCTGAAAAAGGCTTCAACTTTGTAGCGATTTTTTTCGCAGACTTAGATTTCGGTTCAACAGCAGAATCGACTTTTGCCACAGAGGCCCCCTCATTTTTCGATTCCTTAAATTAACCTTAGGCCATTTTGAAATTGTAACTAAAACGAAATTATTGCAGG is a window of Bdellovibrio sp. SKB1291214 DNA encoding:
- a CDS encoding HAMP domain-containing protein, which codes for MGFDNNAKEQLRQLLFTVKAVRRGDFAVRMPIHQEGIIAEIGEVLNDIIELNEAMADEFVRVRAIVGQEGKMNERVSMGSVKGAWATNVDSVNLLIGDLVQPTQEVARVITSVAKGDLSQKMSLEIDGRPVKGEFFRIGTTVNSMVDQLNSFASEVTRVAKEVGTEGKLGGQADVRGASGIWKDLTDNVNSLAGNLTDQVRNIAKVTTAVAKGDLSQKITVDAKGEIFELKNTINVMVDQLSSFAAEVTRVAKEVGTEGKLGGQADVKGVSGTWKDLTDNVNGLANNLTAQVRNIAKVTTAVANGDLSQKITVDARGEIFELKNTINVMVDQLRSFAAEVTRVAKDVGTEGKLGGQADVKGVSGTWKDLTDNVNGLANNLTAQVRNIAKVTTAVATGDLSQKITVDAKGEILELKDTINTMVDTLRSFAAEVTRVAKEVGTEGKLGGQADVKGVSGTWKDLTDNVNGLANNLTAQVRNIAKVTTAVANGDLSQKITVDARGEIFELKNTINVMVDQLNSFAAEVTRVAKEVGTEGRLGGQADVKGVSGTWKDLTDNVNGLAGNLTAQVRNIAKVTTAVAKGDLSQKITVDAKGEIFELKNTINVMVDQLNSFAAEVTRVAKEVGTEGKLGGQAEVEGVSGTWKDLTDNVNGLAGNLTAQVRNIAKVTTAVAKGDLSQKITVDAKGEIFELKNTINVMVDQLNSFAAEVTRVAKEVGTEGKLGGQADVKGVSGTWKDLTDNVNSLAGNLTDQVRNIAKVTTAVAKGDLSQKITVDAKGEIFELKNTINVMVDQLNSFAAEVTRVAKEVGTEGKLGGQAEVKGVSGTWKDLTDNVNGLAGNLTAQVRNIAKVTTAVAKGDLSQKITVDAKGEILELKNTINVMVDQLNSFAAEVTRVAKEVGTEGKLGGQAEVRGVSGTWKDLTDNVNFMASNLTTQVRGIVKVVTAVANGDLEQKFVLEAKGEVAALAETINSMTDTLRTFADQVTTVAREVGIEGKLGAQARVPGVAGTWKDLTDNVNFMASNLTMQVRGIVKVVTAVANGDLKQKFVLEAKGEVAALAETINSMTDTLRTFSDQVTTVAREVGIEGKLGGQASVPGASGTWKDLTDNVNQLAGNLTAQVRAIAEVSTAVTKGDLTRSISVEAQGEVAALSENINQMISNLKDTTEKNNEQDWLKTNLAKFSGMMQGQRSITAVAQLIMSELTPLVDARQGTFFMLENEGNEATLNLIASYAFTERRTVSNKYRLKEGLIGQCAFEKKRILLTNPPEDYVMISSSIVEERPRNIIVLPVLFEGELKAVIELASLTPFTQNYINFLDQLMDSVGVILNMISSSMRTEELLQELKRSNVELEAQAKELEDKAGLLEVKNQEVELASRSLEEKAEQLSLISKYKSEFLANMSHELRTPLNSLLILSKTLADNREKNLSSEQVKFASTVHSAGQDLLALINEILDLSKVEAGKMPVSPKIVEIAEVKEYLEQTFRPVAEHKGLEFTVTTSHDLPMTMVTDENRLHQILKNLLSNAFKFTDKGRVTMDVKAEAGSIVYRVTDTGIGIPADKQKLIFEAFQQADGTTSRKYGGTGLGLTISREIARLLGGLITVESAPGQGSSFILTLPVKYSLPEGTLVSPADEISEVTPLPSDADFTGKKILIVDDDVRNVFALSSVLKMRGMNVIFAENGRQGIKTLMENPDTDLVLMDTMMPEMDGLEAIHEIRALEQFVSLPIISLTAKAMKGDREKCLSAGASDYVTKPVDEAHLLSVMYSWLPKTVSASV